In a genomic window of Sphingomonas koreensis:
- a CDS encoding linear amide C-N hydrolase, with protein sequence MVFDIRFFKAAAMVCAFALAGTPQTTQACSRLVYLGDKGHVITARSMDWKYDIGTNLYILPRGIARSGEAGPNSFRWTAKYGSVVATGYDVSTTDGANEAGLVANVLWLTESEYPKFEKGSKPGLTIAAWAQYVLDSFPTVEAAVAELRKEPFTIVTDNVPGQDRLTTLHLSLSDATGDSAIIEYIDGKQVIHHGRQYQVMTNSPTYDQQLALNAYWQSIGGTTVLPGTNRAADRFARASFYVNAIPKTGDPNRLLASVFGVIRNVSVPLGIASPDQPEISSTRWRTIFDHKRRLYFFESATTPNTFWVDLNKIDFTKETGRIRRLDLGVDQANVFSGDVGREFIEAPAFHFQGIG encoded by the coding sequence ATGGTTTTCGATATTCGATTCTTCAAAGCCGCGGCGATGGTCTGCGCGTTCGCGTTGGCCGGCACGCCGCAGACCACCCAGGCCTGCTCGCGCCTCGTTTATCTGGGTGACAAGGGACATGTCATCACGGCGCGCTCGATGGACTGGAAATATGATATCGGAACGAACCTCTATATCCTGCCGCGGGGCATCGCGCGCAGCGGCGAGGCGGGGCCCAATTCCTTCCGCTGGACAGCCAAGTACGGATCGGTCGTCGCGACGGGTTACGATGTTTCGACAACCGATGGTGCCAATGAGGCTGGGCTAGTCGCCAATGTCCTGTGGCTCACCGAGTCCGAATACCCCAAGTTCGAGAAAGGGAGTAAGCCGGGGCTGACCATTGCCGCCTGGGCCCAATATGTTCTTGACAGCTTTCCGACGGTCGAGGCCGCGGTTGCAGAACTGCGAAAAGAGCCCTTCACGATCGTGACCGACAATGTTCCGGGGCAGGACCGGCTGACCACCCTCCATTTGTCGCTTTCGGATGCGACGGGGGATAGCGCCATCATCGAGTATATCGACGGCAAGCAGGTCATTCATCACGGCCGACAGTATCAGGTGATGACCAATTCGCCGACCTATGACCAGCAACTTGCGCTCAACGCCTATTGGCAGTCGATCGGGGGAACCACCGTTCTTCCCGGTACCAATCGTGCGGCGGATCGCTTCGCGCGTGCGTCCTTCTACGTGAACGCCATCCCGAAAACCGGCGATCCGAACAGGTTGCTGGCAAGTGTCTTTGGCGTCATCCGCAACGTCTCGGTTCCGCTTGGCATAGCGTCGCCCGACCAGCCCGAAATTTCGTCGACGCGGTGGCGCACCATATTCGATCATAAGCGAAGACTTTATTTCTTTGAATCGGCGACGACACCGAACACCTTCTGGGTCGATTTGAACAAGATCGATTTCACGAAGGAGACAGGAAGGATCCGCAGGCTCGACCTCGGCGTCGATCAGGCAAATGTCTTTTCAGGCGACGTCGGCAGAGAATTCATCGAGGCGCCGGCCTTCCATTTCCAGGGGATCGGATGA